AAGGGATTAGGGTAGTTGTGGTTGAGTTGGTAGACATATGGAATTATTATTTCGCCAAGCTTGCCCTTACTTCCAGGAGCTGCAGTTAACCAGGGAGTATAATCAACCAAACCATAAATCTTACCTACAGGGGGAGGACCGCCACCAAAATAATTTCCTTCAGCTTTAATAGTATAGATTCCACTACCATTATAGATATAATATTTACTGCAGTTCCTGAATGTGTTATTACCCGAATCTTGATTATTAATACTATCACCTAAATCGGGATAACTTAATGCATATGTACGAACACCATAAACTAAATTAGGGCTATCAAAATCACAATATCTGACTATACCATCTGAACCGGTCCTCAAATATAATCCACACTCAAGAGAATCAAAATCGCACTGGTTAAATATGCAATCCGAAGCATAAGAGTAAATACCGTAGTTGTTACAGTCATAAATGCAGTTTTTTTCAACCTTCGTATTAGAATGGTCAAATTTGATACCACCTTGAGCATATTTCCTAATCACATTTCGGAAAAGCCTAACTTTGTTAATATTATCTACTCTTATTCCATAATGTGAACCCGATGGAGCTGATCCACTTGAGTATAAAGTGATATCACAATCTGTTATCTTGGTGGAATCATATGAGCCGGATGGATGACCATCTATATAAATAGCATAATCTTCACACCAGATAAAATCGCAATTATCAATCTCCGATTCGGCGCTGTCTGCATAAATACCATAATTCTCTATAGAATCGAAATCGCAATGTGATACTTCAAGCTCAGCCGATATAGTTCTTATTCCATAATTGCCGATATTAATAAAATTACAATATTCGATTTTGGCATCCGAAGAATTAGCATAAATTCCCCAAAGCCCGATGTCATCAAAACTGCATGAATCAACTTCAAGATAACCGCTATTTGAGCAGATACCACCAGTGCTATATCCTTTAAAATAGCAGTTAGTTGCCATAACAGAATCACCCGATTCATTATATATGCCGTTTGTAGCTGTGGTCGTATCTTCAAAAGAGCAATTTGCAGCATTAAGCCGTCCCGAATCAGTGATATGAATCCCATAGGTGTAGCTCGTTACTTTCGAATTTTGAATTACTACAGAGGCAGTATCATCAATAGTAATGCAGGTAGGAACTACTTGCTTAAAATCTGAATAATCCAGATTGCCAATAGCTGATGAACCAGAAAATAGAAGTCCTTTCCAAGATACAGTTGTGGTTTCAGCAGCAAAAGCAACTAAGCCAAGACTATCACCTGTATCGCAACCAGTGGTAAACAATCCGCCGTTGATAATTAGCGTGTCGTGTTGAGGGAAAGTTAAAATTGAAGGGCATTTATAACTAACTGTATCCGAACTGGATATTGTGAGAGTAGTATCGTAAGTAAATTCACCCTGACACACATCATAATCCATTACGGATGTCGGATTGCCTAAAGTTTGTATCTTAAACAACCGCCCCTCGCCAGCTTTGAGGATTGTGGTGAAGTATAACTTATCATCATATAAACATGTATAAGTAGTCTCTGAAACAGCAATCCATTCTGTAGAATCAGTACCAGGATATAAATGATTTATTGAATCTGCGATATCAATAACCAATAGCCGTTCTGCATTATTAAAATAGGAGCGATTAAGTTTTACTATAGCAGTTATTGAGCCAGCTTCAGTTGAATCATCCACACCTTGCGAACAGGCGCGGTTTACCAGCATAAAATATCTCATACCAGCATTATCGTAATACTCACCGACATGGAACCAGCCGGTATCTGGGCTGATTGAATCAGGATGATTGGGAACAGCTCGTATTGATTTTATAGTTTGACCAACGATAGTTTCGTTTGGCGAAACTGCATAAGTAGTATCCCAGACTAACGGCATATAGTATTCATCAATCGCCTTGATGTAGGGGTTGATATCGTCGCGGATAGCATACCACATTGTGGAATCGTCGTCGTCGTTTATAATACCATAACAATTTACAGAACTGTTATATTTCCAATAAAGAATACCCCTGGCGCCATGAGCTAAAATCATATATGTCTGACAAAGAAACTCGGAATGTGTTGGCTTACGATTTTCGATAGTGCCGCTGTTACTATAATAAGCCTGCGCTTCGAGCCATAAATCAGCATCGTTGTTATTAACTGTTTGATACATCAAGGTGTATTCTTCAGCCATACTGTTTAGCCTATTCTGTAAATATATAGCTGAGTCCAAACTGTTATATCCCGCATAAGTAGTTGAATCGATACCATTATCTAAAAAAGGATATGAGAAAGGAGACAAGACATCACTATCAACATAATCAAACCAGTATTGATATAATTCTTTTTTGCCTGGTAATATACTCATCCCTCCCCAATCAGGCATTTCACCACGGGTTCGAACCGTATCGAGAATCGCACCAATAACAGGGATGGTTGAAAAGCCACCCTCCGCGAAACACCAGCCCCATAAAGAGTCTACCCCAGTGTAATCCTCAACAAAATCTTCAATGTCCTGGCTATAAAAATCTGTCTCAACAAGTCTTTTGCCATCACGGTCATATATTTTAATCCAGTCGATGCTAACTTCCCGGTTACCAGTAGTTTTAATCATTGTCGTTAAGGCATAACTGATATCAACTTTAGTAGAAGTATCTGCGATATTATCAATATCGTAAAATCGCAGAGTATCTGCAAAGTGAAATTCCTTTTCAATTGTTGTCCAGGTATCCGATGCCGGGAAATCAGAATCTCGTAATTCCCACTTCGATAATGTATCAACTAGTCCGTAACCGTATAGATTGGGAAGTACCCATAGATTTGCTATCGTATCTGTTGTTCCATTGCGAACATCAATCTTAGCTCTGATTTCAATAAAATAATGCACTGTATCACTTGCAACTTCCGGATCTGCTTGCCAGCCATATCTGCTGTTAAGCTTCGGATAGCTATAAACATGGTTGTCGGGCCAGCAGGGCCAGTTATGACTATTCGGCCCAAAAAGGATATCCTCCGAATCGTTATACGAAACCCAGAATCTAGTATCTCCCTCTGATGCAGTGTCACCGCCGCAGTGATAAATTCTTATACTCGAATCTCCCTCCTCCACTTCGAATAAGGCATAATGAAATTGTGAAAGCGTATGCAACTTATTATTTCCATCACCTCGAATACTAACCGTAATACCTGCATCGGCAAATTTATTGAGAGTGGAAATAGTGGGATGATTTTGCACATAAAGATTAAACCCTAAGACATCATGCAAAATTTCTATTTGAGTAGTAGTTGTATCGTCCAAATAAAACGCCCCGAATGGCAATTCATCAGGCGAAACTGCCACTACATTAATAACCATTAATAATACTAATAATATCGTTTTGACTCTTATCATCGAAACCCTCCTCTATTTTAGTAATATCAATTTTCTTGGTCTGGTTAACTCCGCTTTTGTTACAAACATACGGTAGAAATATACACCGCTGGAAAGCGATTGGCCATTATCATCTCTACCATCCCAGATTACTTCATATTCTCCGGGGTACCTCCTTTCATTAACAAGCTGCCTCACTTGTCGCCCTAATATATCATATATGTAAAGCTCAACCTCTGCCGGCTGATAACCGACATTGGGTAGATAATATCTTATAATCGTGTTCTGATTGAAAGGATTAGGATAGTTTTGATGTAATACCGCCATACGAGGAATAATGGTATCATTAAAATCATCGAAACCTGTGAATATCACTCCTATCTGCTCAGAGTATTCAGATATATTATCCTGATTATCTATCGCTGAAATGCGGTAGTAATAGCTGTGATACACATCAAATTCGGTATCGATATAAACTGAGGTTTCCGGTTCGGCTATCATATTGAAAACTGATGGTTCGAATTCCGATATCGTATCGCGGTGAAGTTGATAACGATTGAAATCGCTTTCGGTATTATAATGCCAACAAATAATAATCGCATCATTTGATGCAGGTATTTCCGCTTGAAGGCTGTCAGGAACTCTTGGCGGTAAGTCCTGGTATTCATAAAATTCTCCATAAGGACCGCCATAGGCGCCTATATCCGATATCGAACCGTCGAGATCGAGAATGTCAGGATCGCCGGCATCAATTGCCTGCGAATAAGATTGAAGATAGAAACCTATCGTATCTGTCAGCATAGGATCGGTGAAAATATTGCCCTCTATGAACTCGCACTCTCCCCATATATCATATTCATTATTGAAAAGATTACAGTACCTGATATTAGCTGAAAAATAACGGCGATTAAGTATCCCCTTGTCGCAGTTGATTACGATATTGTTGTCGATAGTGCGAACCGAATCAAAGATCATTTCAGAACAGATACCGGCTATCGGCGATTCAGGGTTGTTTTCCGTAGCGCCATCAATGGTATTGTTGTAAAAATGAACCTTATCGTGGGAAAGCCCGTAATATGATGTAAACACATCGCTTAAATTGATTTTCTTGTAGAATAAATTGTTATATATAAACACCGAATCTGCAACATTTCTTGCAGTGAAAATTCTAGTTTGCCAATTCCCGGCATAGAAAACGTTGTTTCTGATATGAATCTGGCTGCTATCCGGCAAATGATCTTCAATTAAATTATCAAATTGATGTTCATTAATAAATGTATTATTTGAGAAAATAAGAGTATCTTTTACCGCAAAAGTTCTAAATGAACCTGTGTTATACTCAAAAATATTATTTGTTACAAAACCACCGCCAAAATTACCTGAAACCGCATCCGCATGACCGGTAAAATAGTTGTTTTTGATAACAACGTAACAATAATGAGCACAATGTACACCACCAGTTGCATGAATTTCCCAATCTGAAATAAAGGTAAATCCTTCTACCAGAATAGAATCTCCAGAAGTATTAACGGTAGCGTATACATAATTTTCCAATATAGTGTTGCCAATACCCATCCCCATTAGCGCTACGCAGGTATCTGAAATATCTACATTTTCATACCAAGTACCCTCGCCTACATATATCGTATCGCCACGGCTGGCGGCATCGGCGGCATCCTGTATCAGGTGGGCGCCGGTCTCCCAGCTGGTGTAGGGGGGCTCATCCGAGCCGTCATGGCTGGCGTAGTGGTAGTCGGCGTAGGCGGCAGTGGCTGTTATAAGCAATACGCTAATTAGCATAACCGCTTTGATATTTGTATTGAACATATAATTACTCCCGATTATAAATGGGCGATAAAACTACTTATTGTAAATATAGTCATTACTGCCTTTTTGTCAAGTAAATGCTGTTTTCACTTAAGCTAAGAAATTAACGCGTATCGGTAGTGGCTTAAGCAATACTAAAAGTCAGTATTTTCATTATAAACAGAACTTTTTTCATTAATCATTTATATGCTATATGACCCGCTTAAAGAATATTCTTTTAAAGCAATTGTATTGATACAAAATACATTAGGCTGAAAGCAGGATATTGTTTTGGCTATAGAAATTTTCTAAACCGTTCGGTTTTGAAATGCGATTAGATATATCACAGGTCGGGTTAAATGTACCACTTCGGATCGGGTTAAAACCAGCTAATCCGACCCCCGGGTGTCCAACATCAAGCCATCATTCCACCTCAACGACAATTACAATCACTATAATGGTATAAGAACATTGATAGCGGCTATCACAATCGCAGGGAAAGCTGTTACACTTCCCCCGATGAATGATCAGATTAGGCAACCACAACATCCCGACACTGAAAGAACTC
This region of Candidatus Zixiibacteriota bacterium genomic DNA includes:
- a CDS encoding right-handed parallel beta-helix repeat-containing protein, producing the protein MIRVKTILLVLLMVINVVAVSPDELPFGAFYLDDTTTTQIEILHDVLGFNLYVQNHPTISTLNKFADAGITVSIRGDGNNKLHTLSQFHYALFEVEEGDSSIRIYHCGGDTASEGDTRFWVSYNDSEDILFGPNSHNWPCWPDNHVYSYPKLNSRYGWQADPEVASDTVHYFIEIRAKIDVRNGTTDTIANLWVLPNLYGYGLVDTLSKWELRDSDFPASDTWTTIEKEFHFADTLRFYDIDNIADTSTKVDISYALTTMIKTTGNREVSIDWIKIYDRDGKRLVETDFYSQDIEDFVEDYTGVDSLWGWCFAEGGFSTIPVIGAILDTVRTRGEMPDWGGMSILPGKKELYQYWFDYVDSDVLSPFSYPFLDNGIDSTTYAGYNSLDSAIYLQNRLNSMAEEYTLMYQTVNNNDADLWLEAQAYYSNSGTIENRKPTHSEFLCQTYMILAHGARGILYWKYNSSVNCYGIINDDDDSTMWYAIRDDINPYIKAIDEYYMPLVWDTTYAVSPNETIVGQTIKSIRAVPNHPDSISPDTGWFHVGEYYDNAGMRYFMLVNRACSQGVDDSTEAGSITAIVKLNRSYFNNAERLLVIDIADSINHLYPGTDSTEWIAVSETTYTCLYDDKLYFTTILKAGEGRLFKIQTLGNPTSVMDYDVCQGEFTYDTTLTISSSDTVSYKCPSILTFPQHDTLIINGGLFTTGCDTGDSLGLVAFAAETTTVSWKGLLFSGSSAIGNLDYSDFKQVVPTCITIDDTASVVIQNSKVTSYTYGIHITDSGRLNAANCSFEDTTTATNGIYNESGDSVMATNCYFKGYSTGGICSNSGYLEVDSCSFDDIGLWGIYANSSDAKIEYCNFINIGNYGIRTISAELEVSHCDFDSIENYGIYADSAESEIDNCDFIWCEDYAIYIDGHPSGSYDSTKITDCDITLYSSGSAPSGSHYGIRVDNINKVRLFRNVIRKYAQGGIKFDHSNTKVEKNCIYDCNNYGIYSYASDCIFNQCDFDSLECGLYLRTGSDGIVRYCDFDSPNLVYGVRTYALSYPDLGDSINNQDSGNNTFRNCSKYYIYNGSGIYTIKAEGNYFGGGPPPVGKIYGLVDYTPWLTAAPGSKGKLGEIIIPYVYQLNHNYPNPFNPNTTISFSLADPGYTSISIYNILGQKVNNLVDEYKSSGNYSVIWDGRNKSGTTVSSGIYFYRIESGEFIDTKKMLLLR
- a CDS encoding T9SS type A sorting domain-containing protein; its protein translation is MFNTNIKAVMLISVLLITATAAYADYHYASHDGSDEPPYTSWETGAHLIQDAADAASRGDTIYVGEGTWYENVDISDTCVALMGMGIGNTILENYVYATVNTSGDSILVEGFTFISDWEIHATGGVHCAHYCYVVIKNNYFTGHADAVSGNFGGGFVTNNIFEYNTGSFRTFAVKDTLIFSNNTFINEHQFDNLIEDHLPDSSQIHIRNNVFYAGNWQTRIFTARNVADSVFIYNNLFYKKINLSDVFTSYYGLSHDKVHFYNNTIDGATENNPESPIAGICSEMIFDSVRTIDNNIVINCDKGILNRRYFSANIRYCNLFNNEYDIWGECEFIEGNIFTDPMLTDTIGFYLQSYSQAIDAGDPDILDLDGSISDIGAYGGPYGEFYEYQDLPPRVPDSLQAEIPASNDAIIICWHYNTESDFNRYQLHRDTISEFEPSVFNMIAEPETSVYIDTEFDVYHSYYYRISAIDNQDNISEYSEQIGVIFTGFDDFNDTIIPRMAVLHQNYPNPFNQNTIIRYYLPNVGYQPAEVELYIYDILGRQVRQLVNERRYPGEYEVIWDGRDDNGQSLSSGVYFYRMFVTKAELTRPRKLILLK